From a region of the Candidatus Azobacteroides pseudotrichonymphae genomovar. CFP2 genome:
- a CDS encoding aspartate kinase: MFTVEKIGGTSMSHFERCLNNIIKRNRTKEIMYNRIFVVSAYNNVTNWLLEHKKTGEPGIYTYFLNNEEYEIALDTFYKRLLNINQSLESIGLNLTEANNFIKYRIKQAKIYLSSMHQVIASGYVEKINIYLAAREILASLGEAHSAWNSVNILNNNSINATFIDLCGFDDNEFLTIEERVHKAFEGIDFSKTLCIATGYTKGVEGIMRVFDRGYSEVTFSKIAVAVKADEAIIHKEYHLSSADPNIVGVNKSIPVGRTNYIIADQLADLGMEALHPRAAKPLELAGIKIRIKNTFEPDHPGTIISNDYISPNPKIEIVSGTDKVIAFEVHDPLMVGEAGYDLRVMQIMKEHNISYILKSTNANSITIVVWDKPSTYIMLKEMEKQVYQLTIRPVAIVCAMGTNIAHPGFLYKGAKALSDQNINIECFGQSLMQVNMQFVIPRNQYAEAVKALNMALCLNKND; the protein is encoded by the coding sequence ATGTTTACAGTAGAAAAAATTGGCGGAACGTCAATGTCACATTTTGAAAGATGTCTAAATAATATCATCAAACGTAACCGAACAAAAGAGATAATGTACAACCGTATTTTTGTAGTTTCCGCCTACAATAATGTAACAAATTGGTTATTAGAACATAAAAAAACAGGAGAACCAGGTATTTATACTTATTTCCTTAACAATGAAGAATATGAAATAGCTCTCGACACCTTCTATAAAAGATTACTGAATATCAATCAATCATTAGAATCCATTGGTCTAAATTTAACAGAAGCCAATAATTTTATTAAATATCGTATAAAACAAGCAAAAATATATCTATCCTCTATGCATCAAGTAATTGCATCAGGGTATGTAGAAAAAATTAATATTTACTTGGCAGCAAGGGAAATACTGGCTTCTTTGGGAGAAGCCCATTCTGCTTGGAATTCGGTTAACATTCTAAATAACAATAGTATTAATGCCACATTCATAGATTTATGTGGTTTTGACGACAATGAATTTTTGACTATTGAAGAACGAGTCCATAAAGCTTTTGAGGGAATTGATTTTTCCAAAACTCTTTGTATAGCTACTGGCTATACAAAGGGTGTAGAAGGAATTATGCGAGTTTTCGACAGGGGATATTCTGAAGTTACTTTCAGTAAAATTGCAGTAGCAGTTAAAGCAGATGAAGCAATTATTCATAAAGAGTATCATCTCTCAAGTGCTGATCCTAATATAGTAGGAGTAAACAAATCCATCCCAGTGGGAAGAACTAACTATATCATTGCTGATCAACTAGCAGATTTAGGTATGGAAGCTCTTCACCCAAGAGCAGCCAAACCATTAGAATTAGCTGGAATAAAAATTCGAATCAAAAACACATTTGAACCAGATCATCCGGGAACTATTATTTCCAATGACTATATTTCACCCAACCCTAAAATTGAAATTGTCTCTGGCACTGATAAAGTAATTGCTTTTGAAGTTCATGACCCTTTAATGGTAGGTGAGGCAGGATATGATTTGAGAGTTATGCAAATCATGAAAGAACATAACATCAGTTATATTCTTAAATCTACCAATGCCAATAGCATTACAATAGTTGTTTGGGATAAACCTAGTACATATATCATGTTAAAAGAGATGGAGAAACAAGTTTATCAACTAACTATTCGTCCAGTAGCAATTGTATGTGCAATGGGCACTAATATTGCTCATCCGGGTTTTCTATATAAAGGAGCGAAAGCATTAAGTGACCAAAACATCAACATTGAATGCTTTGGTCAGTCACTCATGCAAGTAAATATGCAATTTGTAATTCCTCGCAACCAATATGCAGAAGCCGTCAAAGCATTGAATATGGCTCTTTGTCTGAACAAGAATGATTAA